One window from the genome of Periophthalmus magnuspinnatus isolate fPerMag1 chromosome 18, fPerMag1.2.pri, whole genome shotgun sequence encodes:
- the LOC117386462 gene encoding broad substrate specificity ATP-binding cassette transporter ABCG2-like: protein MELEMERSQNGGSKRSGGSDAQKRGATVSFHNIHYKVQQRGVFSCKKSHKDILIDLNGIMKPGLNAIMGATGSGKSSFLDVLAARKDPSGLSGEVLIDGAPQPPNFKCLSGYVVQDDVVMGTLTVRENFSFSAALRLPSTISQDSKDQRVERLIQELGLGKVADSRVGTQLIRGISGGERKRTNIGMELIIDPSVLFLDEPTTGLDASTAGSVLLLLKKMADAGRTIILSIHQPRYGIYRLFDNLTLLVNGKQVYHGPAQEALDYFSDIGYTCEPHNNPADFFLDVINGDSTAVALSGADNAESLTSTQAIEEKLVQEYRTCSYYKHTKAELERIVAGKQSAPSSRSRTITYNTGFFTQFRWVLKRTFRNLVLNPQTSVAQVVVTLFLALVVGALFFGVKNDQSGIQNRFGALFFITVNQCFSSVSSAELFITERKLFIHEYISGYYRVSVYFLSKILSDIITLRTIPAIVFSCVAYFMIGLKPTVEAFFVFALTVALVAYTATGMTMAISADQSVVAIANIFITISFVFMMIFTGLLVNLPSIVSWLSWLKYLSIPRYGFGALQINEFVGLEFCQTLNGTTFCRSGEDVLAEQGVDPSPWGLWQNHVALGVMTILFLSIAYVKLRFIRKFT from the exons ATGGAGCTGGAGATGGAGAGGAGTCAAAATGGAGGCTCTAAACGGAGTGGAGGATCAGATGCTCAGAAACGAGGAGCCACCGTCAGTTTCCACAACATCCACTACAAAGTTCAGCAGAGAGGAGTCTTCAGCTGCAAGAAGAGCCACAAGGACATACTCATAGACCTCAA TGGGATCATGAAGCCTGGTCTGAACGCCATCATGGGAGCCACAGGCAGCGGGAAATCCTC GTTCCTGGACGTGTTGGCGGCCCGTAAAGACCCGTCCGGTCTCAGTGGAGAGGTTCTGATCGATGGAGCTCCTCAGCCTCCAAACTTCAAGTGTCTGTCAGGATATGTGGTCCAG GATGATGTTGTGATGGGGACTCTGACCGTCCGGGAGAACTTCAGCTTCTCTGCAGCTCTGCGTCTGCCCTCCACCATCTCCCAGGACAGCAAGGACCAGAGGGTGGAGAGGCTTATCCAAGAGCTCGGCCTGGGCAAGGTTGCCGACTCCAGG GTGGGCACTCAGCTGATCAGGGGCATCTCtgggggggagaggaagaggacaaaCATTGGGATGGAGCTCATCATTGACCCGTCCGTTTTGTTTCTGGACGAGCCGACCACAGGCCTGGACGCCTCCACCGCCGgatctgtgctgctgctgctcaagAA AATGGCGGACGCCGGACGCACCATCATCCTGTCCATCCACCAGCCTCGATACGGAATCTACCGTCTGTTTGACAACCTCACACTGCTCGTCAACGGGAAACAG GTGTACCACGGTCCAGCTCAAGAGGCTCTGGACTATTTCTCTGACATTG GGTACACCTGTGAACCCCATAATAACCCTGCAGACTTCTTCCTGGATGTGATCAACGGGGACTCGACGGCCGTGGCTCTGAGCGGCGCCGACA ATGCAGAGTCGCTGACGTCCACTCAGGCCATCGAGGAGAAGCTGGTGCAGGAGTACAGGACCTGCAGCTACTACAAACACACCAAAGCAGAACTCG agCGTATTGTGGCGGGTAAACAGTCGGCTCCGTCCTCTCGCTCCAGGACCATCACATATAACACTGGGTTCTTCACACAGTTCAGATGGGTCCTCAAGAGAACCTTCAGGAACCTGGTGCTCAACCCCCAGACCTCCGTCGCACAG GTGGTGGTCACGTTGTTCCTGGCGCTCGTGGTCGGCGCCCTCTTCTTCGGCGTCAAGAACGATCAGAGCGGGATTCAGAACAG ATTTGGAGCGCTGTTCTTCATCacagtgaatcagtgtttcagctCTGTGTCGTCGGCAGAACTCTTCATCACGGAGAGGAAACTCTTCAT ACACGAGTACATCAGCGGGTACTACAGAGTCTCCGTCTACTTCCTGTCTAAGATCCTGTCTGACATCATCACGCTGAGGACCATCCCCGCCATCGTCTTCTCCTGCGTCGCCTACTTCATGATCG gTCTGAAGCCCACTGTGGAGGCGTTCTTCGTCTTCGCTCTGACCGTGGCGTTGGTGGCGTACACGGCAACGGGGATGACCATGGCCATCTCGGCCGATCAGTCGGTGGTCGCCATCGCCAACATCTTCATCACCATCTCCTTTGTCTTCATGATG ATCTTCACAGGTTTACTGGTGAACCTTCCGTCCATCGTGAGCTGGTTGTCCTGGCTCAAGTATCTGAGTATCCCCCGATACGGGTTTGGG GCGCTGCAGATAAATGAGTTTGTGGGGCTGGAGTTCTGTCAAACCCTGAACGGCACCACGTT TTGCCGCTCAGGGGAGGACGTCCTGGCGGAGCAGGGCGTGGACCCGTCGCCGTGGGGACTGTGGCAGAATCACGTGGCTCTGGGCGTCATGACGATCTTGTTCCTGAGCATCGCCTACGTCAAACTGAGATTCATCCGGAAATTCacctaa